In a single window of the Niabella ginsenosidivorans genome:
- a CDS encoding CapA family protein — MQLPYIVVAGLILMGCNNQETIPVPLSKADPGTGNKEEVITITAVGDLMLGSDYPNRSGLPKHNILHTLADSLKTGHFLLGNMEGVITNAPTPEKKCADPGNCYVFRMPPGTENFFKQAGFDFLSLANNHSGDFGNQGLKQTMELLDKAGIHYAGIKTHYPYTIIKKGGIRYGIIGVGFGWRHLRINQQQLVANHIKKIRDSTDILMVFFHGGAEGDTTEHVPRKSEQFHGENRGNVYAFARSCVDAGADLVLGSGPHVTRGIELYKNKLIAYSLGNYATYGSISLRGPMGIAPILKIRVNKKGDFVNGRIISTMQLPANDHTPRLDPAKKVLTRMQHLSKKDFPESPLTITQKGDIIIKNF; from the coding sequence ATGCAACTGCCTTATATTGTTGTGGCTGGCCTTATTCTTATGGGATGTAATAACCAGGAAACGATTCCTGTTCCCCTTTCTAAGGCAGATCCGGGTACCGGGAATAAGGAGGAAGTGATCACTATTACAGCCGTGGGAGATCTGATGCTGGGATCTGATTACCCAAACAGATCAGGACTACCTAAACACAATATTCTTCATACATTGGCAGATTCATTAAAAACCGGTCATTTTTTATTAGGAAACATGGAGGGGGTGATTACGAATGCGCCAACTCCGGAAAAAAAATGCGCTGATCCTGGTAACTGTTATGTCTTCCGGATGCCACCGGGAACAGAGAATTTCTTTAAACAGGCTGGTTTCGATTTTCTGAGCCTGGCCAATAATCACTCCGGGGATTTTGGTAATCAGGGGTTGAAGCAAACCATGGAGCTACTGGACAAAGCCGGTATTCATTATGCAGGCATCAAAACACATTACCCTTATACGATCATAAAAAAAGGAGGTATAAGATATGGTATTATTGGCGTTGGTTTTGGCTGGCGGCATCTGCGCATTAATCAACAGCAGTTGGTTGCTAACCATATAAAAAAGATCAGGGATAGTACGGATATCCTGATGGTTTTCTTTCACGGCGGAGCCGAAGGAGACACCACAGAGCATGTACCCCGCAAAAGCGAGCAGTTCCATGGTGAAAACCGTGGCAATGTATATGCTTTTGCCCGAAGCTGTGTTGATGCTGGTGCTGACCTGGTATTGGGAAGCGGCCCGCATGTGACCAGGGGAATTGAACTTTATAAAAACAAGCTGATCGCGTACAGCCTGGGCAACTATGCCACCTATGGCTCTATCAGCTTAAGAGGCCCGATGGGCATTGCGCCGATCCTGAAAATAAGAGTAAATAAAAAAGGGGATTTTGTAAATGGCCGCATTATTTCTACTATGCAACTGCCTGCCAATGATCATACTCCCAGGCTGGACCCGGCAAAAAAAGTGCTTACCCGGATGCAGCACCTCAGTAAAAAGGATTTTCCCGAAAGTCCGTTAACAATAACCCAAAAAGGCGACATAATTATTAAAAATTTTTAA
- a CDS encoding relaxase/mobilization nuclease domain-containing protein, which translates to MIGKAITGKGFAGCIRYCLEDKKMKMDKDHTLMQNRAEVLLFNKCFGDKKELVQQFNKVRKLNPKQSRPVFHFTLSMAPGEQLTRPQLIQIARDCAEDFGFTDNQFLAVEHKDTQHQHIHIVANRIGYTGKTNVSDSNSYKRMAEFCRKMEQKHQLQRVLSPRRFLSKDQQLLPRNDQRKEQLKPGCGRFCSHQKQWKLSSKK; encoded by the coding sequence ATGATTGGAAAGGCGATTACAGGAAAAGGATTTGCCGGGTGTATCCGGTACTGCCTGGAGGATAAGAAAATGAAGATGGATAAGGATCATACCCTGATGCAAAACCGGGCAGAGGTTTTACTCTTCAATAAATGTTTTGGCGATAAAAAAGAGCTGGTGCAACAGTTTAACAAAGTGCGAAAATTAAACCCAAAACAATCCAGACCGGTATTTCATTTTACCCTGAGTATGGCACCCGGGGAACAATTAACAAGGCCGCAATTGATCCAGATTGCCAGGGATTGCGCGGAGGATTTTGGTTTTACCGATAACCAGTTCTTAGCCGTGGAGCATAAAGACACCCAGCATCAGCACATTCATATTGTGGCTAACCGGATCGGATACACTGGCAAAACCAATGTATCGGATAGCAATAGTTATAAACGCATGGCGGAGTTCTGTCGGAAAATGGAACAGAAACACCAGTTGCAACGGGTGTTAAGCCCCCGGCGCTTTTTATCAAAAGATCAGCAATTGTTGCCAAGAAATGATCAGCGGAAGGAGCAATTAAAACCCGGTTGCGGGAGATTTTGCAGTCATCAAAAACAATGGAAACTTTCCAGCAAAAAGTAA
- the asnS gene encoding asparagine--tRNA ligase has product MFNKRIKVKELLKQEPAGQEVTVMGWVRTFRNNQFIALNDGSTNANVQVVAELGKFDDALLKRITTSASLKVTGTVVPSVGKGQKLEVKAATIEILGDSDAEAYPLQPKKHSLEFLREKAHLRFRTNTFGSVFRIRHALAFAVHQFFNEKGFVYLHTPIITASDAEGAGEMFRVTTLPFENTPKNGDGSINFKEDFFGKPTNLTVSGQLEGELGATAFGEIYTFGPTFRAENSNTARHLAEFWMIEPEMAFYDLEDNANLAEEFIKYIIRYVLENNREDIEFLSQRMVDEEKQLPQDKRSEMGLIEKLEFVVNNDFQRLTYTEAIDILKESNYNKKKKFQYPVTGWGMDLQSEHERYLVEKHFKKPVILMNYPASIKAFYMRMNEDGKTVAAMDILAPGIGEIVGGSQREERLEVLQDKMKKMGIPEEELWWYLDTRRFGTVPHAGFGLGFERMIQFVTGMSNIRDVIAFPRTPKSAEF; this is encoded by the coding sequence ATGTTCAATAAGAGAATTAAAGTGAAGGAGCTTCTGAAACAGGAGCCGGCAGGACAAGAAGTAACAGTAATGGGTTGGGTAAGAACTTTTAGAAATAACCAGTTCATCGCATTAAACGATGGATCTACCAATGCCAATGTGCAGGTAGTGGCGGAATTGGGAAAGTTTGATGATGCGCTATTGAAGAGAATTACCACATCAGCCTCTTTGAAGGTTACGGGAACCGTTGTCCCTTCTGTTGGTAAAGGACAAAAACTGGAAGTAAAAGCCGCAACTATAGAAATATTAGGTGATTCTGATGCAGAGGCCTATCCGCTTCAGCCCAAAAAGCACTCTTTAGAGTTTTTAAGGGAAAAGGCGCACCTGCGTTTCCGTACCAATACATTCGGGTCTGTGTTTCGTATCCGGCATGCTTTGGCATTTGCTGTGCATCAATTCTTTAATGAAAAGGGCTTTGTGTACCTGCACACCCCTATTATTACAGCGAGTGATGCAGAGGGTGCCGGGGAAATGTTCCGGGTTACTACCCTGCCGTTTGAAAATACACCGAAGAATGGAGATGGTTCTATTAACTTTAAAGAGGATTTCTTTGGAAAACCGACTAATTTAACGGTAAGTGGTCAGTTAGAGGGAGAACTGGGCGCAACAGCCTTTGGTGAAATCTATACATTCGGACCCACTTTCCGAGCTGAAAACAGCAATACGGCCCGTCACCTGGCAGAGTTTTGGATGATTGAGCCGGAGATGGCATTTTATGACCTGGAAGATAATGCCAACCTTGCCGAGGAATTTATTAAATACATTATCCGTTATGTTCTGGAAAACAACCGGGAAGATATTGAGTTCCTATCTCAACGCATGGTGGATGAAGAAAAGCAGCTGCCGCAGGATAAGCGAAGCGAAATGGGCCTGATTGAGAAGCTGGAATTTGTAGTGAATAACGATTTCCAGCGACTGACCTATACCGAGGCCATTGATATTTTAAAAGAAAGCAATTATAATAAAAAGAAAAAGTTTCAGTATCCCGTAACCGGCTGGGGCATGGATCTGCAAAGTGAGCATGAGCGCTATCTGGTAGAAAAACATTTTAAAAAGCCCGTCATTCTTATGAATTACCCCGCCTCTATCAAAGCGTTCTATATGCGTATGAATGAAGATGGTAAAACGGTAGCGGCAATGGACATACTGGCGCCGGGTATTGGTGAGATCGTAGGAGGCTCCCAGCGGGAAGAGCGACTGGAAGTGTTGCAGGATAAAATGAAAAAAATGGGAATACCGGAGGAAGAGCTTTGGTGGTACCTGGACACGCGCCGTTTTGGAACCGTTCCCCACGCAGGGTTTGGATTGGGTTTTGAGCGGATGATCCAGTTTGTAACCGGCATGAGCAATATCAGGGATGTGATCGCTTTTCCTCGCACCCCCAAAAGCGCTGAATTTTAA
- a CDS encoding helix-turn-helix domain-containing protein: MSANNPFEQINERLDQIQKSLIAWFSKQENNKNQQERTYSADFLTLPEVAIILKKPIGTVRGYIHSRGLPAKRLGKPYLVRKDDFAEWLSKWQAAETEITLPPGGYSRMLEHRKKYSKP, from the coding sequence ATGAGCGCAAATAATCCTTTTGAACAAATTAATGAACGGCTGGATCAGATTCAAAAATCTTTGATCGCATGGTTTTCTAAACAGGAAAATAATAAAAACCAACAAGAGCGTACTTATAGCGCGGACTTCCTCACCCTCCCCGAGGTAGCTATTATCCTTAAAAAGCCTATTGGCACTGTCCGCGGCTATATACACTCCCGCGGGCTGCCAGCAAAAAGATTGGGTAAGCCCTACCTGGTCCGTAAAGACGATTTTGCTGAATGGCTTAGTAAATGGCAGGCTGCCGAAACCGAGATCACTTTACCACCGGGCGGTTATTCCCGTATGCTGGAGCACCGAAAAAAGTACAGCAAGCCTTAG
- the rho gene encoding transcription termination factor Rho, with protein sequence MYDILQLNDMLVPELLDIAEQLKIPNAKKLNKQDLIYKILDSQAVTGSKTAATDRPKRKRIVKATTSIGTEEAFVEEDGKEEKDSEAAEKTAKAPAKKKKTPAKKKKETKEEKEEKAKEEEKSVKPKKAEPVEAAENAPEEEGTVFKTDAATEAFILQALKATEKYDAPVVAPVEDIEYPIENKVYAPKKDLNPSFNVEFDGVILSEGVLEMMPDGYGFLRSSDYNYLSSPDDVYVSPSQIKLFGLKTGDTIHGAVRPPKEGEKYFALLKVDTINGKKPDEVRDRIPFDYLTPLFPYEKLNLFTRPSDLSTRIIDLFTPIGKGQRGLIVAQPKTGKTMLLKAVANAIAENHPECYLMIVLVDERPEEVTDMERSVKAEVIASTFDEPAEKHVKVSTVALQKAKRLVECGHDVVILLDSITRLARAHNTVSPASGKVLSGGVEANAMQKPKQFFGAARKIENGGSLTILATALIDTGSKMDEVIFEEFKGTGNMELQLDRRLSNKRIYPAIDLTASSTRRDDLLLDRDVLQRMNLLRVYLADMKTEEAMQELLKRMKGTKSNEEFLASMNS encoded by the coding sequence ATGTACGATATTTTACAATTGAACGATATGCTCGTTCCTGAACTGTTAGACATTGCTGAACAGTTGAAAATTCCAAATGCCAAAAAACTGAACAAACAGGACCTGATTTATAAAATTCTTGACAGTCAGGCTGTTACCGGTTCAAAAACTGCCGCTACCGATCGTCCGAAAAGAAAAAGAATTGTAAAAGCAACCACATCTATCGGAACTGAAGAAGCTTTTGTTGAGGAAGACGGCAAGGAGGAAAAGGATTCTGAAGCGGCAGAAAAAACGGCAAAAGCCCCGGCCAAAAAGAAAAAGACCCCGGCTAAAAAGAAAAAAGAAACGAAAGAAGAAAAGGAAGAAAAAGCAAAAGAAGAAGAAAAAAGCGTAAAACCTAAAAAGGCTGAACCAGTGGAAGCCGCTGAAAACGCCCCGGAAGAAGAAGGAACTGTATTTAAAACAGACGCTGCAACTGAAGCTTTTATCTTACAGGCATTAAAGGCTACTGAAAAATACGATGCCCCTGTGGTAGCCCCGGTTGAAGACATCGAATATCCCATTGAAAACAAGGTTTATGCCCCTAAAAAAGATCTGAATCCTTCTTTTAATGTAGAATTTGACGGGGTGATCCTGAGTGAGGGAGTTTTGGAAATGATGCCTGACGGCTATGGCTTTTTAAGGTCTTCTGATTACAATTATCTTTCCAGTCCGGATGATGTGTATGTTTCTCCTTCCCAGATAAAACTATTCGGATTAAAGACCGGTGATACGATTCATGGAGCGGTGCGTCCTCCGAAAGAAGGCGAAAAATATTTTGCACTACTCAAGGTGGATACTATTAATGGTAAAAAACCGGATGAGGTAAGGGACCGGATTCCGTTTGATTACCTCACCCCTTTATTCCCTTACGAAAAATTAAACCTGTTTACCAGGCCATCAGATTTATCTACCCGGATCATTGACCTGTTTACACCTATCGGTAAAGGTCAGCGCGGTCTGATTGTGGCGCAACCTAAAACCGGTAAAACCATGTTGCTAAAAGCTGTGGCAAACGCCATTGCTGAGAACCACCCGGAATGTTACCTGATGATTGTACTGGTAGACGAGCGACCGGAAGAGGTTACAGATATGGAGCGCAGCGTAAAAGCAGAAGTGATTGCTTCTACTTTTGACGAACCAGCCGAAAAACACGTTAAGGTTTCTACTGTGGCCTTACAAAAGGCAAAACGTTTGGTAGAATGCGGGCATGATGTAGTGATCCTTTTAGACTCCATTACACGTCTGGCACGCGCCCATAATACCGTATCACCTGCATCTGGTAAGGTTTTGAGCGGTGGGGTGGAAGCAAATGCTATGCAAAAGCCCAAGCAGTTCTTTGGTGCCGCCCGTAAAATTGAAAACGGCGGCTCTTTAACTATTTTAGCTACTGCGTTAATTGATACCGGTAGCAAAATGGATGAGGTGATCTTTGAAGAATTTAAAGGTACCGGTAATATGGAATTGCAGTTAGACAGAAGATTATCCAATAAAAGGATTTATCCGGCTATTGACCTTACCGCATCTTCTACAAGAAGAGATGACCTGCTGCTGGACAGGGATGTACTGCAAAGAATGAACCTGCTGCGTGTTTACCTGGCTGATATGAAAACTGAAGAAGCCATGCAGGAATTATTAAAGCGTATGAAGGGAACAAAAAGTAATGAAGAATTTTTGGCCAGTATGAATTCTTAA
- a CDS encoding glycoside hydrolase family 10 protein, translating into MKRIRLLCVCFLLFSFCQNTYAQSPEYEFRGVWIATVLGIDWPPKHATVEQQKAEFIRQLDMHKRNGMNAVIVQVRPSGDAFYPSPYEPWSEWLTGVQGKAPVPFYDPLAFMIREAHKRGMEFHAWLNPYRAEFRIGSSSIAPDNLIRKRPDWFITYGTTRYFDPANKQVQQFVVDVVKDLVRRYDIDGIHMDDYFYPYPIGTKPFPDDYAYKKSGTALSKADWRRANVDSMIRNLDIAIKTIKPWCKFGISPFAVWRNASKDPRGSDTKAGITNYDDLYADVLLWLQKGWIDYVTPQLYREIGDRLIAYETMVDWWAKHSYGRHVYIGHGIYRYYESSNTNWRKPSQIPDQIKILRDNPRIQGSVYFNSRSFDKNPAGWNDSLRNNYYRIPAKIPPMPWLPAKPLS; encoded by the coding sequence ATGAAGCGGATCCGTTTACTCTGTGTTTGTTTTCTTCTTTTTTCCTTTTGTCAGAATACTTATGCTCAAAGCCCCGAATATGAATTCCGGGGCGTATGGATTGCTACAGTATTAGGTATTGACTGGCCACCAAAGCACGCTACTGTTGAACAGCAAAAGGCGGAATTTATCCGCCAACTGGATATGCACAAACGCAACGGTATGAACGCTGTTATTGTACAGGTGCGCCCAAGCGGAGACGCGTTCTATCCTTCTCCTTACGAACCCTGGAGCGAATGGCTGACCGGCGTACAGGGAAAAGCACCTGTGCCCTTTTATGACCCGCTGGCATTTATGATCCGGGAAGCCCATAAACGGGGAATGGAATTTCATGCATGGCTGAACCCCTACCGGGCAGAATTCCGGATCGGATCCTCTTCCATTGCGCCGGATAACCTGATCCGTAAACGGCCCGACTGGTTTATAACCTATGGAACCACCCGCTACTTTGATCCGGCCAATAAACAGGTACAGCAATTTGTAGTGGATGTGGTAAAAGATCTGGTGCGCCGGTATGATATTGACGGCATTCATATGGATGATTATTTTTATCCCTATCCCATCGGTACAAAGCCTTTTCCGGATGATTACGCCTATAAAAAATCCGGAACAGCACTCAGCAAGGCAGACTGGAGAAGAGCGAACGTGGATTCTATGATCAGGAACCTGGATATTGCTATAAAAACCATAAAACCCTGGTGCAAATTCGGTATCAGTCCCTTTGCGGTCTGGCGGAATGCTTCTAAAGATCCCAGGGGCAGCGATACAAAAGCCGGTATCACAAACTATGATGATTTATATGCTGATGTGCTGTTATGGTTACAAAAGGGATGGATTGATTATGTAACGCCCCAACTCTACCGCGAAATAGGAGACCGGCTGATTGCCTATGAAACCATGGTTGACTGGTGGGCCAAACACAGCTATGGGCGTCATGTATATATCGGGCACGGGATTTACCGCTACTATGAAAGCAGCAATACGAACTGGCGAAAACCTTCCCAGATACCAGATCAGATAAAAATTTTACGGGACAACCCCAGGATACAGGGCAGCGTTTATTTTAACAGCAGGAGTTTTGATAAGAACCCGGCCGGCTGGAATGATTCTTTAAGAAATAATTATTACAGGATCCCGGCAAAAATTCCACCAATGCCCTGGCTGCCTGCAAAACCGCTCAGCTAA
- a CDS encoding plasmid mobilization protein, with protein MNTIKQKNKGGRPRKSVKRSCRLRVACTSLELKIIELKARQVQLTISEFLREAALNSQIVTREKTLPAAVLDFTGTLNHLAANINSLAYKNNSAQTFNAFERAELKQLAAQVKELAQAIKNSLQ; from the coding sequence ATGAACACAATAAAGCAAAAGAATAAGGGCGGCAGGCCGAGAAAATCAGTTAAACGGAGCTGTCGTTTGCGGGTAGCCTGTACTTCATTGGAGCTAAAAATAATTGAGCTAAAAGCGAGACAAGTGCAGCTTACCATTTCCGAATTTTTACGCGAGGCCGCATTGAATAGCCAAATTGTCACCCGAGAAAAAACGCTACCCGCGGCTGTTTTAGACTTTACCGGTACACTTAATCACCTTGCAGCTAACATCAATTCGCTGGCATATAAAAATAATTCCGCACAAACTTTTAATGCTTTTGAACGGGCAGAATTAAAGCAACTGGCGGCGCAGGTAAAAGAGTTGGCCCAGGCTATTAAAAACAGTTTGCAATGA
- a CDS encoding MarR family winged helix-turn-helix transcriptional regulator: MSIQEKLNQRQFKNSYHKLALNLLVTSNYLESFLKGTFKKENITIQQYNILRILRGSFPKPLSTLQIRERMTDRMSDTSRIVDRMVTKGLVTKNINVSDNRLVDVVITDKGLEKLAALDGIEDRITELFSTISPQEAEATNVLLAKLHDNNRFFY; encoded by the coding sequence ATGTCTATTCAGGAGAAATTAAACCAACGCCAGTTTAAAAACAGCTATCATAAACTGGCATTAAATCTTCTTGTTACCTCAAACTATCTGGAATCCTTTTTAAAAGGTACTTTTAAAAAAGAAAATATTACCATTCAGCAATATAATATTTTACGGATACTCCGGGGTAGCTTTCCCAAACCCTTGTCTACCCTGCAGATTAGGGAACGCATGACAGACCGCATGAGCGACACCAGCCGTATTGTAGACCGGATGGTAACCAAAGGGCTCGTCACAAAAAACATCAATGTTTCGGATAATCGTTTAGTGGATGTGGTTATTACAGATAAAGGACTTGAAAAACTGGCTGCGCTGGATGGAATTGAAGACCGGATTACAGAACTGTTCAGTACAATTTCTCCACAGGAAGCAGAAGCAACAAACGTACTGCTGGCTAAATTACATGACAACAACAGGTTTTTTTATTAA
- a CDS encoding NUDIX hydrolase, with protein MASAKYSNQSRYTVAVDCIVFGYDGQNLKILLVKRALTPLKGKWSLMGGFIAKNESADEAASRILADLTGLKDIYQEQFYTFTKPDRDTQERTISIAYFSLIDIKKYKESISTAYQAQWFSIKDYPELIFDHGEMVKMAQKRLQYKATSHAILFELLPDKFTIPLLQSLFEDVYETNFDKGNFSRKMLSTGLLQKQKDKDKTGSKKGAYFYKLDKKNYQQNLHKFLKLVPNPNNFI; from the coding sequence ATGGCATCAGCAAAATACAGTAATCAATCCCGTTACACCGTAGCTGTTGATTGTATCGTTTTTGGATACGATGGGCAGAATCTTAAAATTTTGCTGGTAAAGCGAGCGCTTACGCCTTTAAAAGGCAAGTGGAGCCTGATGGGAGGTTTTATTGCAAAAAATGAAAGCGCTGATGAAGCCGCAAGCCGTATTCTTGCTGATTTAACAGGATTAAAGGATATATACCAGGAACAATTTTATACATTCACAAAACCTGACAGGGATACACAGGAACGTACCATTTCAATTGCTTACTTCTCATTAATCGATATAAAAAAATATAAAGAATCAATAAGCACTGCTTATCAGGCGCAATGGTTCTCCATAAAAGATTATCCAGAACTCATCTTTGATCATGGAGAGATGGTTAAAATGGCGCAGAAAAGATTGCAGTACAAAGCTACTTCGCACGCCATATTATTTGAGCTGTTGCCGGATAAATTTACCATTCCGCTTTTACAAAGTTTGTTTGAAGACGTTTATGAAACCAATTTTGATAAAGGAAACTTCAGCAGGAAAATGCTTTCTACCGGCCTGCTGCAAAAACAAAAGGACAAGGATAAAACAGGATCTAAAAAGGGTGCTTACTTTTATAAGTTAGACAAAAAAAATTATCAGCAAAACCTTCACAAATTTTTAAAGCTGGTTCCAAATCCAAACAACTTTATATAA
- a CDS encoding aldo/keto reductase gives MKLKTLGSTGWQVSELSFGCMSLEKNTPAECAYLIEKAVAAGINFFDTADLYEKGANEEKAGAALKQIRKKIFIATKVGNEWRPDGSGWNWNPRKEYILTSVEKSLQRLQTDYIDLYQLHGGTIEDNIDETIEAFELLKQQGKIRHYGISSIRPNVIREYVKRSSIASVMLQYSLLDRRPEETVLSLLKENNKGVLVRGALAQGLLIDKPAKEYLGYSQKEVRQLQEAIRAFSNYTPQQLTLQYVLQNPAVTSVVAGIRTNEQLEELLAALKPVVTTVSEQLSACLKPLQYTQHRE, from the coding sequence ATGAAACTAAAGACTTTAGGAAGTACAGGCTGGCAGGTTTCGGAGCTGTCTTTTGGCTGTATGTCGCTTGAAAAAAATACACCAGCAGAATGTGCCTATTTAATAGAAAAAGCAGTTGCTGCAGGAATTAATTTTTTTGATACAGCCGATCTTTATGAAAAAGGGGCAAACGAGGAAAAAGCAGGTGCGGCACTCAAACAGATACGTAAAAAAATCTTTATTGCAACAAAAGTAGGTAATGAATGGAGGCCGGACGGATCCGGATGGAACTGGAACCCCCGGAAGGAATATATTTTAACTTCCGTTGAAAAAAGCCTGCAGCGATTGCAAACGGATTATATTGACCTGTACCAGCTGCATGGTGGAACGATTGAAGATAACATTGATGAAACCATTGAAGCATTTGAACTACTGAAGCAGCAGGGAAAAATAAGGCATTACGGTATCAGCAGTATCCGGCCCAATGTGATCCGGGAATATGTAAAACGCTCTTCCATTGCATCCGTAATGCTGCAATACAGCCTGCTGGATCGCCGGCCTGAGGAAACAGTATTGAGCCTCCTGAAAGAAAACAATAAGGGCGTACTGGTAAGAGGGGCACTGGCGCAGGGTTTGCTGATTGATAAGCCTGCAAAGGAATACCTCGGTTACAGCCAGAAAGAAGTGCGGCAGTTACAGGAAGCGATCCGGGCATTCAGCAACTATACGCCACAGCAACTGACGCTGCAATATGTGCTGCAAAACCCGGCTGTTACCAGTGTGGTGGCCGGCATCCGCACCAATGAGCAACTGGAAGAATTGCTGGCCGCGTTAAAGCCCGTAGTAACAACAGTTTCTGAGCAATTATCTGCCTGTCTGAAGCCTTTGCAATACACGCAACACCGGGAATAA
- a CDS encoding toprim domain-containing protein encodes MTPQKINCDQAKKLDIVSYLELLGCKPAKVQGNDYWYYSPFHKERTPSFKVNLKLNVWYDHSLGKGGNLVDFGIHYHQCAVADFLEKLNQHHNHFSFHQQHQPPVKSTLVQDEKTESKMQVLAIKELQSPGLKDYFQKRAISISYAEKYCKEALVRNGQQQFSMIGFRNNSGGFELRSIGNIKSTIAPKDISFFQHEKPTLAVVEGLFDFLSLLEKQQELLPELTNFLVLNSLSFFERSLPLMKEHERVYLLLDNDVSGKNCTASAMKQSQKFKDLSCKYVHHKDLNEWLVKEKTHAQEQSIHRGFGLRR; translated from the coding sequence ATGACTCCTCAAAAAATCAATTGTGACCAGGCGAAGAAATTAGATATTGTTAGCTACCTGGAACTGCTGGGGTGCAAACCGGCGAAAGTGCAGGGTAATGATTACTGGTATTATTCTCCGTTTCACAAAGAGCGCACACCTTCCTTTAAAGTAAACCTGAAGTTAAATGTATGGTACGATCATAGTTTAGGGAAAGGAGGTAACCTGGTAGATTTCGGCATTCATTATCACCAGTGCGCAGTAGCAGATTTCCTGGAAAAATTGAACCAACACCACAACCATTTTTCTTTTCATCAGCAGCATCAACCGCCTGTTAAATCTACGTTGGTCCAAGATGAAAAAACCGAATCGAAAATGCAGGTGCTCGCAATTAAAGAGCTGCAAAGCCCCGGATTAAAAGATTATTTTCAGAAAAGAGCTATATCAATTTCATACGCCGAAAAATATTGCAAAGAGGCTCTTGTAAGAAACGGGCAGCAACAATTTTCAATGATCGGGTTTAGGAATAATTCCGGCGGGTTTGAACTTAGAAGTATTGGTAATATTAAAAGCACCATTGCCCCAAAAGATATCAGCTTTTTTCAGCATGAAAAGCCCACATTAGCTGTTGTGGAGGGGCTGTTTGATTTTCTTTCCCTGTTGGAAAAGCAACAAGAACTTTTGCCCGAACTGACAAATTTTCTGGTACTCAATTCCCTTTCCTTTTTTGAAAGATCATTACCACTTATGAAAGAACACGAACGCGTTTACCTGCTGCTGGATAATGATGTTTCGGGGAAGAACTGCACTGCATCTGCTATGAAACAATCCCAAAAGTTCAAAGACCTGTCTTGCAAATATGTTCATCATAAAGACCTTAACGAATGGCTGGTGAAAGAAAAAACCCACGCACAGGAGCAAAGCATCCACAGGGGCTTTGGGCTTCGACGGTGA